tgtgcatagctttcgccccgcttcccctacgtgtgcttgGACTGCAAGTACTTCGCGAGGCGTTTCCCGGTgtcacggaccacgaggaaatgcttatacacttcgtataactttgCATCACTtgtcattacttcgtataacttagcatgacttcgtatagccaggaccagctaggaaccgatcagctccgctgtgtctttcaCATTGCGCCGCcgtagtgcaagctaccccgattttgtTTTTTGGTTCGAAGCACTCATTTGTTTAGTGCTAAACTGAACACGAGTTACTCTGCCTATAAATGACATCAAACGTGAATTTTTTTAACTTTTGATATGTGCGCAAAGTAAAATATCAGAATTTAGTATGAACTCTGATTGTCCACTTCTGGCCGTTTCCCGCCCCATTTATAACCAATATCAGCGAAACGCAGTAGAGCTTTATCGCAAAAGTACAATAAGCAACTCGTGTTAACGCAACTCGTCACATGGATGCAGCCCGTTCATAGCTGgttcgtagaaaaaaaaagtcaattaTTCTCATAGTTAAGCAGTGTCAACGTAGCGAATTTTCACTCGCGAGACAACTACTAAAGCGAGTAGCTTTCTATGGCTCTTTCGGCCATTCTCGTGGTTGGTCGGACTCTGCAAGTAAACGTTTGCTCGTTCACTGCCTCTCTCTCACGTTGGCTCTTCTTTCtcactcgcgcttacgttcgctcGCTTACATTGATGATCATGGTCGATGGTTTCTGCAAAATATCCTTTATTTAAGTAGGAAACTGAGTGTGAGAGTGGACGACACATTTTCGCTCGCCGAGGCAGGGTAGGAACGAAATTACTCAATGAGGGAGGGCTGGGAAATTTTTTCACAGTCAGGACGTGTCTTGACGGTGAGGGAAAAAAAATTACCGCCCAAGCATCCGTACAGATGGCTAACCAGCTAAGCTGagacgtgcggccccagtgtttatcactggaataatcccgacggttcattaaagccTTTCGCAATTAGTGGTTACATCtatgtgtttcttaatgaggttaaacgttcggctgcgacgcaaagaacgacgtcactgacggtatacccGCAATCCGCCGTtctcgcttgcgttcgatgtctcgagtttgctcggcggcatggttagcagcattcgcccgccattgccgcttgtaaTAAtgtaacggagccagctgtggaagacgtcgacgaacgtgggagcaggggcacgagcccgtgccgagcacgagctcaacaggaggggcgccaacaagccagctgcagaagacgacgctcgagccatgctcatagttttctgtacacaggcaaCGCACAGACGCTTTTTTCGTTTCGtatagccatataaagcttcgctttaaaaaagacgCACCTCTCTTTACGATAAGGAAGTATATCGGTCGAATCAGTGCATCAGCGCTCAAAACTCAATATTTATTACCAATGACGTCTGGGACGAATATTTTTTGTTACGCATAGTCCCTGCTGCGTTAAACAGTTATCGTGGTCGTCTCTCAATTTGACCTTCTAGCGCCTTCCATGCTTAGTTGAGATTTCGCTTATCCGTTGCAGTTTTCAGAAGCGCGGGGCTTCGAGCACTTGCGCATATCCGTGTGGAGCGCTACCTTTGCCGCTCGCCATTTCTGTCTTGCTTGTGCCCTACTTTACCGGCGATGCCGCTTGGCATCGTGTTTtgttcgttcgctgctgctgctgctgcgggaGGACGATGACGTGCTCCGTGACCTGCGGTGTCGCTCGGTGTTACGACGCTCTGTGCCACCGCTGCTGCTTGAAGAGGGGCTCGTCGACCGGCCACTGCCGCGCCGGTCCGAGGACTGGCGCCCACCACCTCCGTGCCTGTGGCTCAGTGAACGGCGACGTCTGTCGCTGTGGCCACTGCTGCTCGACGATGTGCTGCTCCTTGACCGAATGTGCCCGTGACGCTTGCTCGAGCTGCGTGGTCGGGTCCTGGGCGTCCGCTTGGAGGGTGCGCTTCTCGATCGCTCTCTGCTTCCGGTATGCGTCGGCCGGTGTTTTAAGCGGCGTCCGTGCCCGTCACTACTGGAGGAACTGGGCCGAGGTTTCTTGTGTCGATGTTTCCTGTCATCACTGCTGCTCGACGAGCTCGTGGATGGGAGGTCGAAGTGCACCTTCTTCTCGGACGGGGCGTGTCGCTTGCGGGGAAGCTT
The DNA window shown above is from Dermacentor silvarum isolate Dsil-2018 chromosome 1, BIME_Dsil_1.4, whole genome shotgun sequence and carries:
- the LOC119446642 gene encoding putative protein TPRXL, whose amino-acid sequence is MAPERAQSVEDARSESGNLAGRPATRSKRSAKSKGSAERKTTTAAKRRKAPSVESYLSNRSKALPRGIIKLPRKRHAPSEKKVHFDLPSTSSSSSSDDRKHRHKKPRPSSSSSDGHGRRLKHRPTHTGSRERSRSAPSKRTPRTRPRSSSKRHGHIRSRSSTSSSSSGHSDRRRRSLSHRHGGGGRQSSDRRGSGRSTSPSSSSSGGTERRNTERHRRSRSTSSSSRSSSSSERTKHDAKRHRR